In the genome of Cynocephalus volans isolate mCynVol1 chromosome 10, mCynVol1.pri, whole genome shotgun sequence, the window CCCGCCAGGCccggctgggggagggggcggccCGGGACGAGGCTCTTTGTCTCCCGGAGCCCGTTCGCGGGCAGCGGGGCCGCTCTTCCCTCTCGGCAGGTGCCCGCATCCCTCGGGGAGGCCGGGGAGGGCTCTGGGGCTGGCGGGGAGACCCGGCCGTGCGCTCCGGTCCCCCGCATCTGGAGCCCTCGGCGGCAGCCCCCTGTCCCCGAGGCGGGTCGTCTGGGTCCCTGCGGGGGCCACGGGTGGGGCGTGGGTGTCAGTCCTGAAAGGGAGCGGACGCGAGGGAGGGGGCGGGCTGGGCCTCTCGGCTTCGGGGGAAGGAGGGGGTGGCGTGGGGCTTGAGGACGACGATGAGCAGCCGGCTGGTGAGTGggggtggctgggtgggtgggagggaagcaGATCGAGGCCCAGACCGACGTTGAGGCGCCCGTGGGTGGCGATGCTGGGGAGAGGGCAGCGAGGGGCCGGGACCCAGATCCCCCAGGCAGCGCAGCCGTCCAGGACCTGGGATGCTGATCGGTCTGTCTCCTCATCAGGTGCGGGATGGACAAGAGGGACCAGGCCAGGGCCGGGGCCGCCGCGCGGACGCCGGCTTCTCGCCCTCCCGGCCTTCCGACCCCCAGGCTCCCAGGGTCTCCTCGACCCCCTCCCCCGGTAACCTCCGCAGCCCTCCGAGTTCTGGGAGCAGCAGGAGCTGCGGGGCGAAGGCCCCTGGCGGAGCGAGCCGGGGGTATCGGCGGAGCCGCTCTTCCGGAGGCTGCCCCCCGAGTGGGACCGACGCGGGGCGCCGGGACAGGCCCCCGGAGCCCAGGTACCCCAGCCTCCTTCTTCAGTTCCGGCCCCATCTTCTCACCCCCTCTTCCTTCTGAGATACGCCCCCCCTTACCCCGACACCGTTGACTGGGCCTTCTCGCTGCAgcctccaggcccccagcagcTGGGAGAGGGGAGCGGACCCCCACCAAGACTCCAGTCCCGGGCTCTGTCTCTAGCCCGGGGCGTGCCAGTGGGACCACCAGGTAACATGCTCTCTCTCCCCCAGTCCCCTAAGCAAGGGTTAGTGTCACAATCTGGAACCTTTAAACTTTTTATAAGAGTTGGGACATGGGAGCATTTGCAGATCTCTGGTGCAAATTGGGTGAAAGCCATTACGGGTGCGCAGCGAGGGTACATGCCCCATTTCAGAGATGGGAAACTATCAACTCGGGAGGTAAAAGAAGGAGCTGGGGCTCTGCCCTGAGTGCGGCTCCTCCTGTCCCCAGGCCAGGCCCCCTCGGCCAGAAGGGTCTCCGTCCCACAGCTGAGGAACTTGTGGCCAGAGGAAAAGCCCCGGAGGCTCCCAGAAGGAATGCCCTGAGCACCGGGGCACGGAGAGGTACGTGACCTGGGGATGAACGGGGTTCCTGGGTAGCGGGGGGACCGGCTTGGAGGTGTCAGTGACCCTTCGGCCTCTGCTTTGTCTCTAGATTCTTCGGGGCTCACCCCAGGCGGCCCCTCCCCGGCCATCGCCCGTCGGTCCCAGGCGGCGGGCGGTGAGGTGGGACTTTCCAGGCCAGGTCCGAGTGCTCGGCCACGGCCCCCGACCGAGGCCCCCAGGAAATCAGTGAGCAGCAGCACGGAGCGCAGCGTAGTCGAGCCGAGCCCAGCTGCTAGGAGGCGGCCTAATGCCGGCGGGAGCCTCCAGAGACCAGCCTCGCGGCCCCTGAGCTCCAGCTTCACCCCTCTGTCCTCCCCAGCCCGCTCTGGAGCCTCGCCCCGTGGAACACCCCGGGCTCCTGCGCATCCCTTGCAGCCCAAGTCCAAAGGGCTGCAGGCTCTGCGCCCCCCACAGGCCACATCCCTAAAGAAGGACACAGCCCCACTGCAGcaccctctctcttctcccttggcCACACCCTCTCCGCTGGGTCCCCACGCACAACAGGCACCGCCTTCCCACATCAGAGACGCGTCTCTGCCGGACACACTCCCACCCTCTCCACCGACCACGCCCCCTCCACTGGCCCCGCCCCACAACCAGGCTCCGCCCTCCCCACAGACCACGCCCCTCTCACAGGATTTTCCTTGTCCCTTGGCCACGCCTCTTCCACTAGGCCCTCCTGCGCCTGCTCCACTCTCTCTGCAGACCCTCCCTTCTCCACCGGCCACGCCCCCTCTTCAAGCTCCACCCCCACACCTGAGTGCATCCTTTCCGGAAGCATCTGCCTCTGCCCCGGCCACGGCCGCTTTTGTGGCTCCATTCTGTCCATCGGTTTCCCCCACTCTGCAGAGTATGCCTCCCACCCAGGCTTCTCCGGCTTTGCCCCTTCTTCTGGCTCCACCCTCGCCCGTGGCCACACCTCCTTTGTCAGCTCCACCACCAGCCACGCCCCCTCCACTAGTCCCTGTTTCTCCGGCCACATCTCTGCGGAAACCGCCCTCTCCCCTAGCCACATCCTCTCTGCCGTCCCTTCCCGCCCTGACCACGTCCCCTCCACGAACACGTCCTTCTCTGTCTCCGCCCCCTCCTCAGGCCACGCCCTATCCACCTCTCACACCGCCCTCGCAGGACCCTCCTGTCCCTGACACAGCCCCTCCTCAGGCCACTCCCTCTCCCCTGACCATGCCCCCCACGCAGGCCCCACCTTCTCTGACCTCCCCGCCTCTGCAggcccctccctctcctctggcCGGGTCTCCTCTGCAGACCCCACCTTCTGTGGGCTCGCTCCCTCTACAGGCCACGCCTCCTTTCCTCCCCACGGCCCCTATGCAAACCCAACCTCTGACCTCACCCCCTCTGCAGGCCTCTCCTCCCCCTGCCACACAccctctgccccttccctctcctccagccTCACCCCCAACCTCTCCCCTTACCACGCCGCCTCTGCAGGCCCCACCTTCGCTAGCCTCGCCTCCTCTGCGGGCCccgccctctccccctccctcagcttctctctctcctgcctccctctctccgcAGGCCTCTCCGTCTCCCTCTGTCTCACCCCCTCTCACTCCCCCTGCTTcaccccctctctctccccctaaCTCACCCTCTCTGcaggtctctctctttccctctgcctcACACCCCCGGTCTTCTTTGGCCACACCCTCTCCACTGGCCCCATCTTTTCTGGCGTTGTCCCCCACGCAGGTCCCGTCTCCTACCATGACCACGCCCCCTCCACAGGCCCCGCCTTCTCTGGACTTGCCCCCTCTGCGGGTTCGTCCCCCTACCCTGACCACGCCCCCTCTGCAGGCCCCACCTCTCCTGGCCCCGCCCCCTGTGCGGggccctccctctccccctgcctcGCCCCCTCTACCTACTCCACGCCGCCCTCCGACCCCGGGTCCGGATGCCAACATCTCGGGCCCACGGCTGACTCTGGCGCTGGCCccggccccgccgccgccgccctcgCGCAGCCCGTCCAGTACGCTGAGCGGCCCGGACCTGGCCGGCCACAGCAGTAGCGCCACGAGCACGCCCGAGGAGCTGCGCGGCTACGACAGCGGGCCCGAAGGCGGCGCCGCGGCCTCCCCTCCTGCCGACGCGGAACTCGCCGCCTGCCACCCGGCCTCCTGGAGCCGAGGACCCGCTCCACCGCTGGCCATCCGCGGCGCCCCGGGTAAGGGGGAATCCGCGGGACCCCGGTGGGCTGTGGGCAGGTCGGAGGCGAGGCTCCGCAACTAGGGGTGGGGCCGTGGGCCTGGGGGCGGGGCTTGTGGACGGGGCGGGGCTTTCCTCTCCCTATACCCAGCCTGGGGTCTCTCCCCGCAGGAGCGCCTCTGCCGTGGCCTCCAGCTGCCGGGCCGGGCTCCGCTGACGGCTTGTGCACCATCTACGAGGCTGAAGGGCCCGAGTCGGCGAACCCCGCCCCAGGCGCGCTGGATCCGGGGCCCGGGCCCGGCGCGGGAGGTGGGAAAGTGGCGgctggggcgggggcgggggcgtcCTCGCGGAGCCCGAAGTCCGCGCGCCTGGGCGAGCTGCCGCTGGGGGCGCTGCAGGCGAGCGTCGTGCAGCACCTGCTGAGCCGGACGCTGCTGCTGGCGGCGGCCGAGGGTGCCGCAGGCGGCAGCGGCGGTGGTCCCGGGGGTGCGGAGGGTGGTGGAGTCGCAGGGGGTGCCCGGGCTGCGCTCAGTGACGCAGAGCTGGGCCGCTGGGCCGAACTGCTGTCTCCCCTGGACGAGTCCCGTGCCAGCATCACCTCGGTCACCAGCTTCTCCCCGGACGACGTGGCCTCCCCACAGGGTGACTGGACGGTAGTGGAGGTGGAGACCTTTCACTGAACCGGACCCCAGCCCCGCCTATCACACCCCATCCCTGCCTTCGGATCCGCCCCTACGGTTATGCCCGTTTGTCTTAGACCCCGTCCCCCCTCCTCTGGAACCCCCCACTCTCGCTGGATTGGTCTTAGCTCCTTAGAGCCCTAGTCTTTTGCTCCAGGCTCCACCGCTGCCTTTGGCCTAGGCTCGGGACCCACCCACACCTTTGTCCTAGGCCCTACCCTCGAGCCACGGCCCCTTGGCCTAGGACACGCTCCCTCGGGCCCCGCCCCGTGTCCCGTGTACTGTCTACCCCACGCAGCCGGAGTTTTCAATAAAACCCGGACACTGGAGTCTTCGCGCCTTCGCTGTCGCCCCGGGGCTGGGGGTCTCCCTTGCGCAAAGCGGGCGGCTGAGCGGCGCGAGGGGCCAGCTAGGCCTTGTTGGTGGCAGGTCGGAACTCTGGCTGAACCGTGTGGCTTTTCTCTTGCGGGAAAGGAGACGGCGAGGGGGGGCTGGGACTGGGTCCTGCCGAGTTCACGCCGTCCGGCGCCGCGCACCCACCCATGTGCGTGAACTTGTCCTTCTTCGTGTCCGACTTCTGGTGGAAACGTTAGTCGCAGGAGGGGCCCGGCCGCTGGTCCCACTCGCTCCAGGGTCAGGCCTGGAGGCAGAAACTCCGTGTGGGCGAAGAGCGAGGGAGGGGTGGTCGGCGTCTTCTGTTTCCTCCAGCTTTCTTCCAGTCCTGGGCGCAACGATGGGGCTGCAGTGCAGAAGGCAGGCCAGCAGCTGGGCCTGGGGCTCCTAAAGAGGACCCTCCACGGGTGGAGGGTCCCGACTGCTTCGGCCGGGGAAGAAAAGGGCTCTCCCAGGGGTGGGTGGGAGACCGGGAAGTCCTCAGGCCGCACGCTCCTCTCCAGTCGTCCTCACCGTGCCATTTTGTGCTTCTCCGCCCCGtgggcattcttgccttgttccttaCCTCACTTGTCCTCAGATCCTCAACCAACATCCTCACTAGCCTCCTCCACTCAGAATTCCTTGCCCTTCCTCCCACAGCGCAGGCCCTCCCTCTTCCCAAATGTCCCTGTGGGGAGCTCACCCTCTAGGTCTCTCTTACCCGAGGGTCTCCTGCTTGGCACCAAGAATGATGGACGGCTCCAGGTGGGTAAAAGGACAGCCTGGGACGCTGTGCTGGGCCCTCAGCCCTGTCTCTGTGCCTGGTCCCAGTCTCTTTCACCCTGTGGCCACCCCAGATGCGGTTGCCTACCAGCCTAGGGTCCAAGGAGAAATGTGCCCTGTCCCATAGGGGCACTGCCATCTCCATCCCCAGGAGCCAGTGGAGGAGGCCAGGATGCTCCCTCACTCAAGCTCTGAGTTTTGTGGCAAACCACAGAGGTGTCTCCAGTTGGGCCCTGGTGGGGTCCCCAGCGTCCTTGTTTCCAGACTCTCAGACAAGCCCAATGGTAGAGACTGACTCTTGACATGCTAGGAAGCCAGGACCTCAGGACAGCTCCCATGAAGGACAGTGCAGAACCTCAGGCTTTCTCTGGGGCCTGCCCATCCTGGGGACCAGCTGGGCGGAATTACCCCGGGGGAGCATGAGGGACAGACAGTGACTGCTGGGGCTTCAGTGTTAACTCTGTACGCTGGGAATGGTGCATGTGGCCACAGGAGCTATCGAATATGGTGGAACAGTACATGGGACTTGGCTGACCTAGTGTGTAACTGGCGTGGTGCCCTCCTGCTCAGCAGTTATCAGGCAGCCACAAAGTGGCCCCACACTGGGTGCAGAGGGCAGGGCCTGGCTGGCATTTGCCTCCACCCAATTAAGTTTCTGCTCCCAGGAAGCCTTGCCTGGCTCTGTTCCCACACACCAGCTGGGACTCTGTCTCAGCTCCATAGGGAGCCCCACAAAGGACTCTGCATGTTTGGGACCTCTTCTCCCAGGAGAGTCCCCCACTGTCCCCACATCCAGGCTCAGCTTGTTCTGTGCCCTCGCCTCCTCACTGACCCCCAACACTGTGGTCCATCTGATGACACCCCTCTCGCCTAAGCCCTCCACTGGCTTCCTATTGCTTTCAGTTCAAAACCCAAACTCTCGTTCCTGATTTGAGAAGCTCCCTCCTGGTCTAGCTATGCCCAGGGTCTCTTGTTCTTCCTCCTTGGGGGTGCATGATACGCCTCCTGGTGGTCCTTGCAACATCTGGCCTTTATGCTTTTGTCCTTGGAAAAGGCTCCAACACCaccacctccaggaagccttccctgatctccCCACACATTTGTCTATTGGGCACTTACCACATCATTGGCAAGCTCACCTCCCCACCCACatgcctgtctcctccactacACTGGGGGTCTCTAAGAGCCAGCAGGCACAGTGCAGAGCACCCCAGAAGGCCTCTGAAGTGTGCGCTGAATGATTGCAATGAGATCCTGCTCTTCCTGAAGCCTAGGGATTCGGCATTCCTCCATGTCTCTCAGGGGAGGCCCAAGTTGAGTCCCCCAGGTGGGGTATCATACCCCACCCCGATACTAATCTCTTCCAACTCCCACGCCCTTGCTCACACTGTACCAGTGAATGCCAttcttctctctcccacctccgACTCCATCAGGAAGCTTCCAAGATCAAAGACAGCCCACACTCTCAGCACTGTTTTGCTGGACCAGGGGCTGGGCATCCAGGGCTGCTCGTGCGTCCCCCACTCCAGGCCTGCCCCACTCAGCGCCCCTTGTCCGTGACTGTGTAAATacactttattttccttctttcccgcCTGGGCGACACGTGGAGTGTGAACAGACAGTGTGCAAAATGGTGGTGGGCAGTGTGGGGGGCACGTGGGAGAGCCCTGACGGTGCCCGCCCTGGTCCCCAGGCTTTGTAACACTGAAGAGTGGGTGACCAGGAAGGGGGCACTGAACAGGGGTCCCCACCCCTGGAAGCGCCAGGGAGACTGCTTGTGACATCACCCTACTCCAGGCTCCAGGAGCACCGAGAGGGTCAGCCCCGAGGGTCATGAGgccccaggggctggggggaggaaggggtctGGGGGGCTTCACTGGACTTTGGCACCGTTCTCAGCGCTGATTCAGCAGAGACCACGGGACCATCACAAGGTAAGGGAAGCCAATTCCCTTGAGAAGCTgcttccctggggcctggcccTGGCCTGAGGGTGGGGCTGCGGACACAGGAAAGGAGGGAAGTGGATGGAGGCTGAGAACCCCCACAGAGAGGGTACCCTTCCATCACTGGCCAGGACGAGGTGATGTGTCTCCCACAGGAAGATGTGGGGTGCTGGGGAGAGGGGTCTCTTTACTTCCTTGCAGCTGCTGTGGCCTCAGAGAAACGGGAAAACACTGCCCAGGCCTGGGCTGGTTCCCACAGGCCACTCACACCCCAGGTGGCCCTGCATACAGTAGGGGGGACTTTGGTTTCTGCTGCAGGGGCCACTATGCCTGCACCAGGCAGGAAAGCCCAGCCTGGCCATCTGTCCCCGGCAGCCAAGGGCTGGTCAAGGATGACCGTGTTGCGAGGAGCATCGTGGGGTGCTAACATTCAGCCCAGAGCTGCCCCTCCTTCCTCAGgcttcctccagctcctgggcccTTCCCAGCAGGGCCTCCCTTGTCCCAGAAGGAAGTttgctgggaggagggggcttcCTGCTCATCAGTCCTGGTGCCCCTGGGTCTTCGGTCCCCAGCCTTCACTGTTAAGAGGGCAGTCCCTGCAGGTAACTGGCCTCGGCACCCTGGAGCGCAGGAGGGCCCGGAGCGGTACAACCAAGATGGGTAAACACTGCTGGGGAGGGACAGCCTGCTGGGGGTCCTGAGGCGCCTCAGGCCCGGGTCCTGCCCTCTGCGCGTTGCCTGGCATGAAGTGTGTTCAGAGCGGCCGGTGGAGGAGCTGGCCGCGGACTGCCCCGGAGCCCCCCGGCGGTGGCAGTTGCTGCCTCCCGGCTCTGGGCGCGCGGGGCACGCCCTCAGTTGTCCAGACCCTGGCTATAGGGCGCGGCCAGCTCGTCGGCCTCGCTGTCTGAGCTGCCCTCGCTGTCCTTGGCCGGCCGCTCCAGACGGCGGAAGAAGCGCGCGTCGCGAGGGGACAGAGGGTAGAGTGCGTCCTGCAAGGCCGCGCCCACGCCCACGCCCACGCCGAGCAGCTCCTCGTCCGATGACGGCAGCGAGTCCTCATCCAGGTGCCGCGCCAGGCTCAGACCGTCGAAAGCCAGTGGGTCCTCGAAGGGCGGCGGGCCCTTCAGCAGCCGCACCTGGGGCGGGGGTACCGGCGCGCTGGAGGCTCGAGCCGACGCGCCCATGCAGGAGTCGGGCCGCCCGGGACCCTCCGACCCGGCCCTCCTAGCCGCGTCCTCCCCAGGGCACGACGTCTGTCACTGACATGCCCCGCGCCCGCCAGGGCCGCCCGGCGCTCACCTCGGCCTTCAGCTCTTCGATCTGGTCCTTGAGCTCGCGGATGTATTGCGACGAGTCTGAGTGGTTCAGCTGGCCCTGGATGCGGCCTTCCTCCCTCTGCGGGGTGGTCCGGGTCCCAAGAGGTCAGAGCAGCGCCCGGCCCGGGGCCTGCCCggcgcccgcccccgcccccgccgctcACCTGGATCTCCAGCTCGGCGATGCGCTGCCGCATCTCGGCCACCGCGGCCATGCTGTCCGCCTCCCGCAGGCGCACGGCCATCACCTCCTCCTtgctctggggaggggaggagagggcggGTCAAGGGGCGTGGCGGGTCAAGGGGCGTGGCGGGGCGGGTGGGGGGCGCACCTTGCACTCGGCCTCGGCCTGCTTGCGGCGGCTTTCGCTGAGCTGTGTCTGCAGCCCCTTGTTCTGCGCCGCCAGGTACTGCAGCTTCTCCTGCAGCGCCGCGCGCTCCGCCTCCACGCGGTTCAGCAGGTTGCGGTGGATGTGGTCCTgcggaaggaagagagggagggcagACCGGCGGAGGTCGCAGCCTAGCCTCTGACACGGAGTCCCCTCCCGCAGACGGGAGGGCGTTGGAGCCCACCTGCGTCTCGAGTTCCACCACGCGCTGCCGCAGCTCGCGGCCCTCGGCCAGGGCCTGGGCCTCCCGCAGTCGCACGCTCATCAGCTCGTCCTGAAGCTCGCCCAGGACCAGCTTCCGCGGGGACTCCTTCCAGCGGCCGCCGCGGGACAGATGGGCCTGGGGGGGAGGGTCCGAAACTCGAGTGGCCAGCCTCCGCGGGAACTGCCTTCCCCGCGGGGACGGCCCGAGGGGACTTGCGGGCCGCGCTGCCCACCCCGCGTCCCAGCCCGCGCCCTCACCTGCCAGGTGTCTGACAGCTCCTGCAGCTGCAGTCTCAGCTCCCGCGCTGAGGCCACGGCCTCGCCTTCCCGCACCTTGAGCGCCTTCAGTTCCTCCTGCAGCCGCGCCACGTTGTTTTCATCGGGCAACGAGCTGTTCCTCTGGGGAGAGAGAGGTGGTCAGGGCCCCGGGGAGCTGCGCAGACACATGGTGCCCTGCACCCCATGCCACGTTTCCTCTGAGCTCCTCCTTGGGCACAGTGGCTGGGGGAGGGCGGCACCCTGGACCAGAGGATACCTGGGGAACAGGGACCAGACCCATAGGAGCAGACCCCATCTGTGTAACCCCAAGCAGAgatcttcatctgtaaactgggtgCAGTAACACTCTCTACTCTCACAAGGCTGTCCTAGGACACCCAGTAAATCATGGGTCCTCCATGCACGTCATGGCTGATGACATCAGGTAGGCTGGGGGAGTGAGGGTTGTTAACAGGGGCTCACCCACCTGGGAGTCAGAAATCCACGCCCCTCGGGCCTATGACCAGACTCGGACCTGCCCCAGCAGGAGCTGAGAAGACTGAGTGGCAGCTCCCTGTGCTcccccaggccaggccaggcagcCACTCTCCCTGGGGACGGGCTGTGGGCCAGCCCTAGTCCGCATCCTGGCGTCCACAGGGTTCAGCAATGGGGGATTTGTGTTCCAGGCTCTTGGACCAAAATCTAGCTTACTGGACCAAGTCCTCACTGGCCCTTGTTTGGATCTGGGGTTGGGAGTGAGGGTAGCAGGATCTTCTGGATGTGCATTTCCCACCACCTCTTGGTTGGTGATGGGGGCCAAAAGGCCAGTGGCCCTTCAAAAGCTACAGAAGAGACACGGGAGGGAGGGGGGACTCCCCAAACAGCACAGGCATCAGGGGGTGGGGCATGGCTACCGCAGTGTGTGAGCAGGTTCCGGCACCTCCCTTTTTCTGGCGCTCCATGAGAGAGTTGGGTCAATGCCGAGTCAGAAAGCACTTGGGGAGGAACACAGGCCTAGCACCCCCTCCAGGCAGCAGGCAGGGGAGAGTGGACCCTAGTCTGCCCTCGGGTGGTGTCTCTGTGGGAATGGAGGGGGCAGCCCTGATGGGCCTGGGtcttcccttcccaccctcccacTTCCTCCATCCTGGAACCCAGAGCCTGGAGGAGACACATGCAGGTGGGATAGAGTATCCAGAAAGTTCACGAAGGCCACTACACTGCTGGTGTGCTCCACGTGGGGTTCTGCTGTTGTGTGAGCAGGCGGCCAGGCATGAgtgtgttctgtgtgtgtgtgtgtgtgcatgtgtgtgtacccCCAAAGGCTTGGGAGGGTCTGGGGGCAAGGTGTCCAACTTCCCATCCTCCCAGATCCTCTTGTGCAGACCACGGGGGAAGGGGCAGGTGCCGAGTGAGCCAGTGAGGCACCCCAGGTTGGAAAGTAGCAGGCAGAGGATGCCTCCTCTGCAGGAACTgaccggggtgggggtggggggattctgACCTGGGGACACTCCCCGCTGGTCACCCTGGCTGCCCCTTCTCCTTGGCTCTCAAAGCTTACCCAGGGCCCCCACCCCAacacctgcccacccacccagTCGCACCTTCTCCATGTCTAGAACCTTGTCCTGCATTTCCCGAAGGGCACCCAGGGTTTCTGTCTCCCGCAGCCGCGACTGCTCCAGCTCTGTCTCCAAATGGGACACAAAGTCCTCGGTGAGGCGTGGGTTCTCCTGGGGGAGGCAGAGCGCTGCACTGGGTCCCAGGCTGTGGCTGCGGGCTGGGCAGACTCCATGCTAGCTGGCTGTGGGCCCAGGCTTCAGCCCCCTGCCATGCTCTGTGTCTAGGAGTCCTGGCATCTGTGCAGCTGGCTGGGCTGAGCCACTCTCCTGGGAAAGCCACACAGAGGGGACTTTCCATGGCCTCAGGATGTCCCTCGGGGGACGCCAACGACTGTGGTTTCCCGGGATCACCGGGTAGGGGTGGAGGATGGGTTTCTGCTGTGCGGTCAGTGGCTTAACCACACATGGGGATGAGGGCGCTGCCTCGGGCAGGGGTGGGGCTCCAG includes:
- the PRR36 gene encoding proline-rich protein 36, yielding MDKRDQARAGAAARTPASRPPGLPTPRLPGSPRPPPPVTSAALRVLGAAGAAGRRPLAERAGGIGGAALPEAAPRVGPTRGAGTGPRSPASRPPAAGRGERTPTKTPVPGSVSSPGRASGTTRPGPLGQKGLRPTAEELVARGKAPEAPRRNALSTGARRDSSGLTPGGPSPAIARRSQAAGGEVGLSRPGPSARPRPPTEAPRKSVSSSTERSVVEPSPAARRRPNAGGSLQRPASRPLSSSFTPLSSPARSGASPRGTPRAPAHPLQPKSKGLQALRPPQATSLKKDTAPLQHPLSSPLATPSPLGPHAQQAPPSHIRDASLPDTLPPSPPTTPPPLAPPHNQAPPSPQTTPLSQDFPCPLATPLPLGPPAPAPLSLQTLPSPPATPPLQAPPPHLSASFPEASASAPATAAFVAPFCPSVSPTLQSMPPTQASPALPLLLAPPSPVATPPLSAPPPATPPPLVPVSPATSLRKPPSPLATSSLPSLPALTTSPPRTRPSLSPPPPQATPYPPLTPPSQDPPVPDTAPPQATPSPLTMPPTQAPPSLTSPPLQAPPSPLAGSPLQTPPSVGSLPLQATPPFLPTAPMQTQPLTSPPLQASPPPATHPLPLPSPPASPPTSPLTTPPLQAPPSLASPPLRVSLFPSASHPRSSLATPSPLAPSFLALSPTQVPSPTMTTPPPQAPPSLDLPPLRVRPPTLTTPPLQAPPLLAPPPVRGPPSPPASPPLPTPRRPPTPGPDANISGPRLTLALAPAPPPPPSRSPSSTLSGPDLAGHSSSATSTPEELRGYDSGPEGGAAASPPADAELAACHPASWSRGPAPPLAIRGAPGAPLPWPPAAGPGSADGLCTIYEAEGPESANPAPGALDPGPGPGAGGGKVAAGAGAGASSRSPKSARLGELPLGALQASVVQHLLSRTLLLAAAEGAAGGSGGGPGGAEGGGVAGGARAALSDAELGRWAELLSPLDESRASITSVTSFSPDDVASPQGDWTVVEVETFH